The Methanomassiliicoccales archaeon region AGCTTCTAAGGAATTGGTTGCTTTCGCACGAAGCGCCAATATCCCTGTTGTCCACACATGGATGGCAAACGGCATCATGCCTTTTGATGATCCGCTCAGCCTGCATTCCGTAGGTCTGAGGACGCATGACTTCATGAGAAGGGCTTTTGAACTCGCAGACCTCGTTATCACCATTGGATACGATGTTCTAGAGTTTCAGCCAGTTTTTTGGAATATTGGCAGGGCAAAAAAAATCGTTCACATCGGCCAGTCCGAAGCAGAAATTTCGCAGAAGTATAGTCCTGACATTCAGCTGATTGGGGACCTTCAAAAGACTCTAGAAGCACTGACATCGGAGAAAATAGATAAAGAAAATTGGACAGCTGCTTTAAGAGATCAGCTACATGCAAAGTTATCCGAACTGACGCCTGATGGGGGATTAGTGAAACCGCAGACTGCAATTCGATTACTAAGAGAATGCCTTGGGAGGGAGGATATCGCCGTGTGCGATGTCGGAGCTCACCTACTGTGGATGGAGAAACTATATCCAGTATATGCTGAAAAGACGCTCATCGCTTCGAATGGACTTCTGCCAATGGGATTTGGCGTTCCAGCCGCGATCGCCGCTAAGCTGGTATATCCGCAAAGAAAGGTTGTTGCTGTGTGTGGCGATGGCGGGTTCATGATGACCGCGGCAGAGATCGAAACTGCGCTTCGTTTAAAGACCAATTTTGTGACCGTCATTTTTAATGATGGAGGATATGGCATAATAAGAACCAGGCAGCAAAAAAATTTTGGCAGAACGATAGGTGTCGATTTCAAGAACCCTGACTTTGTCAAATTCGCAGAATCCTTTGGAGCAGAAGGATACAGGATCATGACAGCCACCGACTTTAAGGAAATTCTAGAAAAATGTCTAAGAAGCGATGCAACAGCGGTTATCGATGTCCCCGTGGATTACGGAGAGAATAAACGGCTTGTTGACTGAAATTTTTTTGTCTACTAGATTGCCACCTGTGGGTCACCACATTATTAGAACACAGTTCTGGATGTTGAGCACAGATAAAAAGGTTAAATAAAGACCCTCCTAATACGCAAAGCAATGAATCGATCAGAATACGAGCTCGATTATTTCAAACAGAATGGTTTCGTAAAGAAGAAGTGTATCAAGTGCGGTAGATACTTCTGGACACTGGGAGATTGGGAAACTTGCGGTGAACCCCCCTGTGATGAATATACTTTTATAGGCCATTCCCCGATGAAAAAGTCCCTTGGCCTTCATGAAATGAGAGAAGCATATCTTAGTTATTTTGAAAAGAATGGTCATACGAGGATTAACCGATATCCAATTGTTGCCCGTTGGAGAGATGATGTCTTTTTCACTCAGGCATCGATATATGATTTTCAACCATGGGTCATTGAAGGAGTCGTTGATCCACCAGCAAATCCACTTGTGATTTCCCAAACGTGTGTAAGATTCAATGATATTGATAATGTGGGCAAAACCGGAAGGCATTTTACGTTCTTTGAGATGCTCGCGCATCACGCTTTCAATAGGCCTGGAAGAGAGATCTATTTCAAAGATAGAACTGTAGAACTCTGTCATCAATTCTTCACATCTTGCCTCGGCGCTGAGCCAAGCAAAATGAGGTACATCGAAGAGTGGTGGGAGGGAGGAGGGAATTCGGGTCCGTGCCTCGAAGTCATACTCGATGGAGTCGAACTCGCTACCCTCGTCTTTATGATGTATAAGGATACCCCCGAAGGAAGGAAACCTCTTGATATGAAGGTTGTCGATACGGGCTATGGACTTGAAAGAATCACATGGGTTTCGCAGGGAACTTCGTCGGCGTACGAAGCCGTTTTTGGACCGATTTTAACATATCTCAAAAAAGAATCCGAGATATCCACCGACAAGAGGATTCTCGAAGAATACAGCAAAGTGGCGGGCATGACAAATGCCAAAACTGCATCAGATATAAGGAGAATCAGGGAAATTACAGCGGAGCGAATTGGAATATCATATTCAGAGCTGATTAAGCATGTGAGACCATTGGAAGATATATACGTCGTATGCGACCATACAAGAGCTCTTGCATTCATGCTGAATGATGGCGTCGTGCCTTCAAACGTGAGGGAGGGTTACTTCGCTAGGTTACTAGTAAGAAGGGCGCTCAGAGCCATGCGAAACCTCAACTTGAACATTCCCCTTCATGAGATTGTTGGAAGGCAGATCGATTACTTTAGTCTAGTTTTTCCTGATATGTTGGCAAATAAGGAAGACATTCTTGAACTTGTCAGATTTGAAGAGCAGAAATATAAAGAAACTCTGTCGAGAGGAAAACAGCTTGTATCGAGATTAACCAAGGATCTCGGACCTGACGGGCACATCTCGACGGAAATGCTCATCGAACTCTATGATTCACACGGTCTCAATCCTGAAATCGTCCAGGAGTTCACGACGCTGCGGGTCGATATTCCAGATGACTTTTATATTCGCGTTGCTGCAAGGCATGAACAACCTGAAGCCGAAGACGAGGAGGAGACCGTACCAGTAGAGGTGCCTGAGGATCTTCCAGAAACAAAATTGCTGTTTTACGAGGATGCCGAGCTCCTTGAGTTCGACGCAACCGTTGTAGCAACTATTGAAAAGGGTGTTGTCCTTGATAGAACTGCTTTCTATCCAGAAGGTGGCGGACAGGAATGTGATAAGGGAACACTCAACGGACAAGAAGTGGTCAGAGTTCTGAGAAAAGGAAAAAGTGTTCTGCATTTCATTGAGGGTGACATTCCGGAAGTCGGCACCGAAGTGAAGGGGATAGTCAATAAGGGAAGGCGGCTTCAGCTCATGAGACACCATACGGCTGCACATTTGATCAACGGAATGGCAAGGAAGTTGTTGGGCAACCATGTTTGGCAGGCTGGCGCTCACAAATCTGAAGAAATGGGGCGTCTTGACATTACGCATCACAGGAACCTCACCGATGAGGAAATCAAAAAGCTTGAATTGGAGATAAACAAGATAGTGCTGCAGAACATCCCTGTCATAATAAAAGAGATGCCGAGGATAGAAGCCGAGCGGTTATATGGATTTCGACTTTATCAAGGAGGAGTCGTCCCAGGAGCCTTCGTTAGGGTTGTTGAGATCGGAGGCGTGGATGCCGAGGCGTGTGGTGGTTTGCACGCTAGTAATACTAGTCAGGTCGGACTATTGAGCATCCTTAGAACTAGAAGAATTCAAGATGGAGTGGTTCGTATAGAGTATTGTGTCGGGATGCCCGCAGTTGAAAAGATGATCGAATTCAAAGAAAAAGTTTCTTTATTAGCTGAAAGACTCAGGGTGCCACCTGATCAAGTGCCCGCCACAATTGACAAAATCACAACGGAACTGAAAGAAACAAGGAAATCTTACGAATGTCTCCTAGGTGCATACAACAAGCTAATTGTGGAGTATCTTATGGAAAATGCGGCAGATGTGGGCGGGCTAAAGGTAATCGCATACCGGGCAAAGGAACATGAAGATCCAGTGGAAATATCCAGAACATTGGCAAAAGGGGAACGAGTAGTAGCGGTTATTTTCACACGAGACAAACCCTCGAAGGTCCTGGTTTCATGTAGCAAAGAAGCTGATATCGATTGCAGATCTCTGCTCTCCGAAATCACGGCACATGCAGGTGGATCAGGAGGCGGCAAAAAGGATTTTGCGCAGGCGGGCGGAATCCGCGAAGAGTGTATCGATAATTTAATTGATTTAATGCCTAACATCGTGAGAAACATCATCAAAGGTTGTGCTGGCTAAATGAGCAATAACAAACTTCTTGGCAGGCTCCGTGTGTACTCGAGAGTTACCAAACTGGATGCGATTCTTAGGCGCTACTTCATCATCGGTGCCTTCGACGGTGCGCTGACAATTCTTGGGGTCATATTGGGTGCAGCAGCAGCTGGTCACCTAACACGGGAAATCGTCTTGAGTTCTGGCATCGGAGGCGGAATTGCACTAGCAATTTCCTCGATCGTCGGCGCGTATGAGGCCGAAAGAATGGAGTGCCGCGTTCTTCAGACAAATATCGAAAGAGCTATGCTCTCGCCGATATCTGGCACGGAATTTGATGAAGTCCTAAAGGTTTCTGCTGTCCTTTCATCATTGATTCACGGTTTGGCGCCGTTACTGGCTGCCCTCATCCCTGTCTCCCCATTCATTTTCCTTGATGTGAAAACGGCCGCTGTCATGTCAATCACGATCACCCTTTTGTTCCTTTTCTTCATGGGATTTTACTTCGGAAAACTTGCAAGAGAAAAGATGATCATGAGCGGTTTGAGGTTTGTACTCGTTGGTATCATAACGTCGCTGGTTATCGTGATATTCTTCGGTGGACATTAGGAAATGAGATGTGAAACGAAACGGGGATATAAATTCTTGAATTCAAAAAGAGCAATGACTTGATCGGAATTTCAAGATGCTGGGCAATGACCTCCAATAGAGAAACTCTTAAATACAAACTTGCGTGTAGGGGACTTGCTCCGCGTAGTGATAATGTGATTGAAAGAAACGGAGGTAGGCAGATTGGTCGAAACGAGTGAAATGCAAACAGCAGCAAAAGGCGATTTCAAATACATTGTTCGTTTAGCAAACACTGACCTTGATGGAAACAAGGGAGTGGTTATAGCGCTCCAAAGAATTAAGGGCGTTGGAAATCGAGTAGCTGAGATCATCGCAAGGAAAGCTGGTGTGAGTAGAGTTGAGAAAATAGGCAGCCTACCCGATTCAAAAATCGAAGAAATTGCAAAATTGCTCGAGAACTACGCAGATATTGTACCGAGTTGGGCTGTCAATAGGCCTCACGATTTTGAAACTGGTCTTGACATTCACCTGGTGGGCACAGATCTTGAACTTTATAGGAAAGACGACATCAACAGGATGAAAATGATCAGATGCTACAAGGGCATCAGACACGAAATGGGGCAGAAAGTCAGGGGGCAACGCACCAGGTCGAACGGAAGGACTGGTCTTACGCTTGGTGTGAGCAGGCAGAAGGCGCAGCCAGCAAAGGCCGGAAGCTCAGAAAAGGAAAAATCTGATAAGAAGTAGGTGTTTCAATGGGCGATCCGAAATTTCCTCGTAGAACTTATGATACGCCTTCACATCCCTGGAAAGCTGATAGAATTAGGGAGGAGACTGAGCTTGCCAGGAATTACGGATTGAAGAACAAGAGGGAAATCTGGAAGGCAAAGTCAATCGTCAGGAATCTTCGAAGGCAATCTAGGAATTTGCAGGCAAGGCTTAGATTTGGAGAAGAGCAGGCGAAGATCGAAACGCAGAATCTCATGGCGAGATGCGCTAAGATGGGTCTTTTGCCAATGAGCGGTGCAACTCTTGATGATGTTCTCGGTCTAACAGCAGAGTCTGTCCTCAACAGGCGTCTCCAGACGCTTGTATACAATAAAGGACTGGCAAATACCATGGAGCAGGCTAGACAATTTATCGTCCATGGGCATATATTTGTCAATGGTAGAAAGGTCACGATTCCAGGTTACATCGTGAAAAGGGGAGAGGAGGAGAAGATCGAATTCAACCCTGCTTCTCCGCTTGCAAATGATATGCATCCAATGAGGGTTCTGAAGAAGAAAACCAAGGAAGAAAAGGTTCCCGAGAAAGCGCCAGAGAAGCCTAAGGTACCGACGAAGATCCTCAAGGTTAAGGAAGTTGTTGAGGTTCTTGAAGAAAGCGTGCCGGATCTCGAGGAACTTGATGTTGAAAAGGAAGAGGAGGCTGAGTGATGGGCAAGTGGGGAATTGCGCATATTTTCGCAAGCTACAACAACATCATCATTACGCTTACAGATATAACAGGTGCGGAAACGATTACGAAGTGCTCAGGCGGAATGGTCGTCAAGGCGGCCAAAGATGAGGCGTCGCCATACGCGGCGATGAGGGCTGCCGAACGCGTTGCTGAGATTGCAAAAGAAAAGGGAATAGAAGGGATCCATGTCAAGGTCAGAGCCCCTGGTGGTAATAAGTCGTTGTCTCCCGGACCCGGTGCGCAGGCTGCCATTAGAGCGCTGGCAAGGGCAGGACTTAAAATAGGCCGAATTGAGGATGTTACCCCCATACCGCATGACGGTACGAAGAAGAAGGGCGGACGAAGGGGAAGGCGTGTTTAGAGGCGTCGGACTATGGAAATTAAGATCCTTGAATTAACAGAAACTAAAGCAAAATTTATTCTCTCTGGTGCAAATCCAGAAGTGGCAAATGCACTGAGAAGATGCCTTATTTCGGAAATTCCAAAAATGGCGATTGATACGGTTGAATTCCACCTGGGGCCGATCATGGACGAAGAGGGAAATGAATACGAAAGTGTTAGCCCCCTCTTTGATGAAATCATAGCTCATAGGCTTGGCATGGTACCCGTACCAACTGACCTC contains the following coding sequences:
- a CDS encoding 30S ribosomal protein S13, whose translation is MKETEVGRLVETSEMQTAAKGDFKYIVRLANTDLDGNKGVVIALQRIKGVGNRVAEIIARKAGVSRVEKIGSLPDSKIEEIAKLLENYADIVPSWAVNRPHDFETGLDIHLVGTDLELYRKDDINRMKMIRCYKGIRHEMGQKVRGQRTRSNGRTGLTLGVSRQKAQPAKAGSSEKEKSDKK
- a CDS encoding 30S ribosomal protein S11 is translated as MGKWGIAHIFASYNNIIITLTDITGAETITKCSGGMVVKAAKDEASPYAAMRAAERVAEIAKEKGIEGIHVKVRAPGGNKSLSPGPGAQAAIRALARAGLKIGRIEDVTPIPHDGTKKKGGRRGRRV
- a CDS encoding acetolactate synthase large subunit produces the protein MKGSDLLVRCLENEGVDRIFGIPGEENLDVMDSLIDSNIEFVLTKHEESASFMAEVFAYLTNKPGVCLSTLGPGATNLITGVADAYLNNLPMIVLTGQTRTERAYHPQKQYIDLVDLYKPITKDSISVRSSTRIPVIIRNSFMTALQEKPGPVHLELPEDVMKSDAEGTPLRKSMNIRCGGDEKSKEAALEAIRSSSAPLILAGRGVLRTEASKELVAFARSANIPVVHTWMANGIMPFDDPLSLHSVGLRTHDFMRRAFELADLVITIGYDVLEFQPVFWNIGRAKKIVHIGQSEAEISQKYSPDIQLIGDLQKTLEALTSEKIDKENWTAALRDQLHAKLSELTPDGGLVKPQTAIRLLRECLGREDIAVCDVGAHLLWMEKLYPVYAEKTLIASNGLLPMGFGVPAAIAAKLVYPQRKVVAVCGDGGFMMTAAEIETALRLKTNFVTVIFNDGGYGIIRTRQQKNFGRTIGVDFKNPDFVKFAESFGAEGYRIMTATDFKEILEKCLRSDATAVIDVPVDYGENKRLVD
- a CDS encoding VIT1/CCC1 transporter family protein, which translates into the protein MSNNKLLGRLRVYSRVTKLDAILRRYFIIGAFDGALTILGVILGAAAAGHLTREIVLSSGIGGGIALAISSIVGAYEAERMECRVLQTNIERAMLSPISGTEFDEVLKVSAVLSSLIHGLAPLLAALIPVSPFIFLDVKTAAVMSITITLLFLFFMGFYFGKLAREKMIMSGLRFVLVGIITSLVIVIFFGGH
- the alaS gene encoding alanine--tRNA ligase, producing MNRSEYELDYFKQNGFVKKKCIKCGRYFWTLGDWETCGEPPCDEYTFIGHSPMKKSLGLHEMREAYLSYFEKNGHTRINRYPIVARWRDDVFFTQASIYDFQPWVIEGVVDPPANPLVISQTCVRFNDIDNVGKTGRHFTFFEMLAHHAFNRPGREIYFKDRTVELCHQFFTSCLGAEPSKMRYIEEWWEGGGNSGPCLEVILDGVELATLVFMMYKDTPEGRKPLDMKVVDTGYGLERITWVSQGTSSAYEAVFGPILTYLKKESEISTDKRILEEYSKVAGMTNAKTASDIRRIREITAERIGISYSELIKHVRPLEDIYVVCDHTRALAFMLNDGVVPSNVREGYFARLLVRRALRAMRNLNLNIPLHEIVGRQIDYFSLVFPDMLANKEDILELVRFEEQKYKETLSRGKQLVSRLTKDLGPDGHISTEMLIELYDSHGLNPEIVQEFTTLRVDIPDDFYIRVAARHEQPEAEDEEETVPVEVPEDLPETKLLFYEDAELLEFDATVVATIEKGVVLDRTAFYPEGGGQECDKGTLNGQEVVRVLRKGKSVLHFIEGDIPEVGTEVKGIVNKGRRLQLMRHHTAAHLINGMARKLLGNHVWQAGAHKSEEMGRLDITHHRNLTDEEIKKLELEINKIVLQNIPVIIKEMPRIEAERLYGFRLYQGGVVPGAFVRVVEIGGVDAEACGGLHASNTSQVGLLSILRTRRIQDGVVRIEYCVGMPAVEKMIEFKEKVSLLAERLRVPPDQVPATIDKITTELKETRKSYECLLGAYNKLIVEYLMENAADVGGLKVIAYRAKEHEDPVEISRTLAKGERVVAVIFTRDKPSKVLVSCSKEADIDCRSLLSEITAHAGGSGGGKKDFAQAGGIREECIDNLIDLMPNIVRNIIKGCAG
- a CDS encoding 30S ribosomal protein S4 produces the protein MGDPKFPRRTYDTPSHPWKADRIREETELARNYGLKNKREIWKAKSIVRNLRRQSRNLQARLRFGEEQAKIETQNLMARCAKMGLLPMSGATLDDVLGLTAESVLNRRLQTLVYNKGLANTMEQARQFIVHGHIFVNGRKVTIPGYIVKRGEEEKIEFNPASPLANDMHPMRVLKKKTKEEKVPEKAPEKPKVPTKILKVKEVVEVLEESVPDLEELDVEKEEEAE